The stretch of DNA CATTTTCCAAAAGAAATGATAGGGGGTACGGCTAAATAATTTGAATCCTCATAATTATGTACGAAATAACGAACTAAAAGTTCGGGGACTTCAAACATGGAACTTGGCGACTAAATGTACGTGACACAACGAGGAGTAAACTAACGACGCGAGACAGAGAAAGATGCTGAGGTACTAAAGCCCAACATATGGCAATGGCACTAGTCTTCATCTAGCGCAGGTTTCTATAGGGTAGACTCGTCACCTTTGACAGATGACAGATGGGGAATAAGAACTAGCAAGTAGCATGGCACCGGGGGATCTTACTTGCTGACCCAAGGCACCAACTGAGGAGGTCGCCGCCAGCCGGCCCCAAACGGTGATGGGACTCGCCGACAGCAGCTCTCCGCCGGTGAAGGGGGCAGCCAGAGCCCAGAGGAGTGGAGAGAGTCGAGAGGAAatgcggcggaggcgagcgttGAGGCCGGGGCGGCACAGCGATAGACGAATGCTAGGTTTTGCCCTCCGACTCCGAGTTGTCTGACTTGGGCTGCTGGGCCGTATCTAATATGGGCTGCTAGTGCTAACGAACGTAAGGCTGACTCCAACAAGGATTGGCATACAGAGCATGCAAATGGAGGATATAGCTACCGGTTGAGAAATAGCTACCGTAGGCATTTTGACTTTGCTCCAACAGCATAGGCAAAGAGGCACCTCCATTCCCCTGGCAGTTGGCTCGCGGGCTCTGGTGGAagtccgccgcacgccgcctgcCTGTCACCGGATCCGGCGATTCCAGGTGGCGATTCCGGTAGCCATGGTTGCTATTGAATCGAAGGTGGAGGAAGGTACTGACTCTTCAACTTTTTTATTGCAGCACGTCGCCTCTTCACTCTTGAACATGGCTTGGAGGTACATCAAGATGGGGATGTGTGGTACGTCTACCGCAAACCGTCGGGAAGAGGAAGAACTCAaagccgccgctgctgcagtgGCATTGGGAGTAGGCAATAAACGGCGGTGGGGACGATCTTTTTTTGGTCATGCTGTGAAGAATCGAAAAAGAGAAGAGGTGAACGAACAAATCATGCGATATTACTTCAATGAGAATGCATTGTTCGGCGAGGAAGATTTCAGGCGCAGGTATCATCAACCATCACATATGAATTCATTTTACTTTGTGAAAATGTTGGTTCAACATGTCGGCATAGGTTTCCTGAAGCATTGCACACGTACACTTTGTAGGTTCAGAATGCGGAAGTCTTTGTTTCTACGCATTGTTGATGATGTCACAAGAAGAAACAAGTATTTCAAGCAaaaacgaaatgcagcaaaGAAGTTAGGTTTCACTCCAATTCACAAGTGCTTAATTGCAAGCAGAATGTTAGCGTATGGCGGCGCTGCAGATGCATTAGATGACACATACAAAATGGCAGAGACAACCGTTCTCGAGACCCTGGTGCACTTTGTCAACACTGTCAATGATGTGTATGGTGAAGAGTACTTGAGGCCACCACGTGCTCATGAACTTCAAGTCATTCTACAACAGAATGAGGCCAGAGGTTTCCCAGGCATGATTGGAAGTATAGATTGTATGCATTGGGAATGGGAGAATTGTCCCACAGCATTGGCTGGGATGTTCAAGGGTCATAAACCCAAACCTACTCTTATACTTGAGGCAGTAGCAACTCAAGATCTTAGGATTTGGCATGCTTTTTTTGGGCTACCAGGTTCTCACAATGACATCAATGTCTTGCATCGGTCTCATGTGTTTGATGATTTAGCTAATGGTAGGACACCAGAGGTTGAGTTCTGGGTAAATGGCAATCCCTATACCATGGGATACTACTTGGCTGATAGAATTTACCCAGACTGGGCAACTCTTGTTAAGATTGTGAGTGCTCCGGTGACCATGAAACACCAAGTGTTTGCAGCTACACAAGAGTCATGCAGGAAGGATGTGGAGAGGGCATTTGGAGTACTTCAATCAAAGTTTAAGATCATCCATAACCCTGCTAGGCTATGGAGGCAAAGAGACCTGAATGCCATTATGCGTGCATGTGTTATTCTTCACAACATGATCATAGAAGACGAGCGCAACAGTTACCTCAATGCAGCTGACACACAGGGATTTGAAGGGCCAGCAGATCCTCCTGTACTGCAGAACCGAGATGTGCCAGAGATCGATCACCTCATTGATGCATACAACTGCATAAAAAGCAAGGAAACAAGTCGGCAACTACAGTGGGACCTCATAGAACACATATGGAGTCATTATGGTGCATCAACAGGCCCATTTGCAGGAAGTTAGTATGTAGTAACGTCTTTGATCTGATGTAATGCTATTAAGTTGTTGCAAATGTTCTTATGTGTGCTGAATAATGGTTGCCCCAATAGCTATGTTGGCCATCAACATTCAGAACGAAGCATTCATAACACATTGTGTTTTTTGACTTCACTCATAAAACAAACAACAAGCTCAGGTCTTATTACAGAACAAACAACAAGTTCAAGTCTTATTACAGAACAAACACAGAGTGCAACACAAAAGGCACCTAGAATTACaacacaatgcaatgcaagcatacAATAGGCACCTACAATTACACACTAGGCACAATCTCGGCCTACAAACTGTTGTTGCCAGGAGGGATTCGAATCCCTCGACGCTCCATAATCTCTCGTTGGATGGAGATGTAGTACTCCTTTAGGTGTGGGGCTAACTTGTCAAGGTCTTGACCCATGAAATGAGCTTCGGTTTTCagcatctccacctttgtctgCTCTTTACGCATCTCTACTTCTTCCCTAGTCAAAACGAGCTTCTCCTTCTCAAGCTCGAACCTTtttgtcatctcctctctctgCAATGCAAGCATAGTTTGCTGCAATTCAATCTTGGCATCCTTTCGCTGTAGAATTTCACGCATCTGGCTGTCTTCTTTCTCGTCCTGTAACTGTCCCCGTTTATTTATGCTTTGAAGGAATTCAATAGCAGTGGTAGATGCTGAATTATCTGCCCCTGCTCGACTTCGACGCTTCTTGGAAGTGTCCCTTCCATCTGGACGAGGAGGTTGATCGGTATCACCATGTTCTTTGATAATAACCTCCACTAGATTGATTGTTTCCTACATATGTAAACATAATAAGTTTACTAACATCACAACTGTCAAATCTTTAAAATTTATCAAGTGAAGGGGACACACCAGTAATTGGGTCTTTGCTCACATTCAGGAAGGCCGAACAAATAATTCTATCTTCCTCTTTGCTAAATGCTTTACCTCTTTGTGATACCCTCTTGCCATTTCCTCTGGCAGTCTTATTACCTTTCCCTCCTCTTTTGGACTGACCAGGAATGTTTACTGTTGCTGCTTGTGCAATTACCTCAGCATTTTCATTGCTGGCGTCCACAGGCACAGCTACAGCTTTAGGTCTGGGAGGTTGAAATGGCATTTGACGCCGCATGGCTTCCTGCAACTATTGCGTTAAACAGTCAAAAGTCCAATACAAGCATTTAGTCCGGCCCTGCCAAATTGCGTTGTTCAaatctgaagcgtcccctcataagagaagacttaaatgtgagacaaaacaccagtcccaggaggctgatgccacatttattacatcagatggttcaaaaccgtacaaaccttggaggacactcgatacagataatgataataagtaaccaggctacaacataacaccagaccgcaaaccacatggggtctagcgcGGGCTCAGAGTACTACGACAGcgaaggcatctcgacagggccggtaccacaggcaaggttgggtgcagaacgataaccctactcggcgtcgtctggtacgaagtctgggtcttcttctgtaaaaggtaagaatggggtgagtacgaatgtactcagcaagtccaaccacacccacggaggggttatatcagaataatatgcataggtaaatcaaggataaggttacggtttaatttgcagaaaaacgatattttatgcaggggtttatttaacagaaaaccttttagaaaatcAGTTTTTGTAATAATACGGAGTTCaaattttaaaactgctaccggactccccgtccgtcgtagcacacggcacaactgccggacacaactCCAAagcaactcacaccagcccatcccaatgaaacactagttatgtgaccataccgtaactcgcccaataccgtgggcacggctattcgaatagattcttaactctgcagaggtgtgcaactttactcacaagcgggtaccacaacacgggcaccgaagtgtcggtgtagatcccgacatagccattacccaccttagctagacctgactagccatcacgggatgcaccaaggggtcatcgaccgttcacttaggtataatcgtgcataagtcactctgggcttatcccttttccttagtcacccgttgctctcagctctcctgatggctatcaaatcaactagtgggatttatgctaagccgttgcccattcaacggtcgagtggtttgcacgatagtggagttaggtgagatgacacatcaactcggtccttagactcgacaagatggatatctcccttctttgccctgccacattggcacgagcacaccaaatggcaaatccgtagaaatgccatccatcccgtctaaactttctttacaaaaacaccacatttatctcatcccacaaacacacacattttctttataaaataaatcatattatgagtaaagtcctaagcattctagtatcgattaacgtccaagcaaaattagacattaatctaggtggccaaggaatggtcatcacaaatcaaggggtggctatccaactgtgttttcatgcaagcaaaacacatGCAATTTATTAAAACAGGCCAtcaggttgtgtttataaaaactaggacagaaacatgcatcaaaggatgggattgaacttgccgtcttcgtagccttcggggaggtcctgtccttcgggctcggggtcgcagaactggtcctcgttcacctgctcacagcactgctcgtcaacgggttctccttcgttcactccgtggtctacagtgcatataaacaagcacacaatcaatacacagaaaTAAAGAtttatcgtcgagctcgaatcgggaacacataaaatatggggcacggagtaatatttttgggtggattcctaatggcatggccacaACTAGGTTAAGAAAAGTGTGGTAgagtttcgggttgatcagagtttgtttggtgcatgaaatgataggttaaacaaaggtttagggttaaataaaggtccaagggcctatttgtaattaaatTTAAGAGAGCAGGGGCTTGTtttgtattttagaaattatttgggTTACTCTAAAAGAGTCTGGGGTTcatttgtaattagatttttaTAGTTGAAGGGTCTTTCTTTAAATAGGGGATCAtgggggtttcttttgcaaaagagtgaaaCGGTCCTAAGATAAAAGGAGAAAAGGCCAGGGGCCTTTGGGCAAAACTGCCctgtcctccccttcctcccgaccaaaacaggggaggggaaacaggggcggcggcggcgcctggccggcggccctgggccgcGGTAGCGCACGGGAGGAGGGAAAAGAGGGGCCAGGCGGCGCTAGGGGTCGATCCCCCTTTCCAATTTTAGAGGAGGGGCCCTGCATAGGGGGTTCTGGCAGCCGTGGCCGtggcgggcaggcggcggccgcgggcagcGCCGGTGGGGCAGCTCGGAGCGAGAGCTTgagggggaaaagggggagggaggagcgaggACTCCTTCCCCCCGCTCACCTTGGGCGGATGCGGCTCGAGGAGGTGGCGCGACTAGGACCAGtggggggcggcggtggcgagcgtggaggcggcggcgctggaagagcaaggaggcggcgggcggtggcgctgcGGTTTGTGGGAGCGCCGGGGTGCTCCTTGGCCCTCTTTATAGGCGAAGTAGGTCGGTGGAaagggcggtggtggcggggtgGCCGGCGAGGCTCATGATGCGACTCCTCGGCGGCGTTAATGGTGTGGGGCGGGCGCTGCCGGAGGGGTCTTGTCGCCGTGGCGGTGCAGCGTTGACGCGGCGAGCGTGTGGCAGCCCGGCGTCAACCCGAACAGCGGCGAGCCTGCTgctgaggcgacggcggcgttgaaacggcagcagcagcagggcagGCTTGGCCGGTGAGAGGGCTGCAGCGAGGTGGGAGCTTGG from Panicum virgatum strain AP13 chromosome 9K, P.virgatum_v5, whole genome shotgun sequence encodes:
- the LOC120648282 gene encoding uncharacterized protein LOC120648282; the protein is MAWRYIKMGMCGTSTANRREEEELKAAAAAVALGVGNKRRWGRSFFGHAVKNRKREEVNEQIMRYYFNENALFGEEDFRRRFRMRKSLFLRIVDDVTRRNKYFKQKRNAAKKLGFTPIHKCLIASRMLAYGGAADALDDTYKMAETTVLETLVHFVNTVNDVYGEEYLRPPRAHELQVILQQNEARGFPGMIGSIDCMHWEWENCPTALAGMFKGHKPKPTLILEAVATQDLRIWHAFFGLPGSHNDINVLHRSHVFDDLANGRTPEVEFWVNGNPYTMGYYLADRIYPDWATLVKIVSAPVTMKHQVFAATQESCRKDVERAFGVLQSKFKIIHNPARLWRQRDLNAIMRACVILHNMIIEDERNSYLNAADTQGFEGPADPPVLQNRDVPEIDHLIDAYNCIKSKETSRQLQWDLIEHIWSHYGASTGPFAGS